A genomic region of Devosia ginsengisoli contains the following coding sequences:
- the ttcA gene encoding tRNA 2-thiocytidine(32) synthetase TtcA yields the protein MNQALPIDIEQAEAETGGHPIYAQAPRSVEFNKLRKRLIRNTREAIDKFAMARPGEKWLVALSGGKDSYGMLALLLDLKWRGLLPVDLVACNLDQGQPNFPKHVLPEYLAGLGIEHRIEYKDTYSIVTDKLPVGATYCSLCSRLRRGNLYRIAREEGCTALVLGHHRDDSLETFFMNLFHGGKLAAMPPRLLNDDGDIEVLRPLIYCAEEDLQRFSDAMEFPIIPCDLCGSQDGLERNAMKAMLADIEKRIPGRKDVMIRALGNINPSHMLDTRLFDFAALFDKRTSQ from the coding sequence ATGAACCAAGCCCTGCCCATCGATATCGAACAGGCCGAAGCCGAGACCGGCGGGCATCCGATCTATGCCCAGGCGCCGCGCAGTGTCGAGTTCAACAAGCTGCGCAAGCGCCTGATCCGCAATACGCGCGAGGCGATCGACAAATTCGCCATGGCGCGGCCGGGCGAGAAGTGGCTGGTGGCCCTGTCAGGCGGCAAGGACAGCTATGGCATGCTGGCGCTGCTGCTCGACCTCAAATGGCGCGGGCTGCTGCCGGTGGATCTGGTGGCCTGCAATCTCGACCAGGGGCAGCCGAACTTTCCCAAGCATGTCCTGCCGGAATACCTGGCCGGGCTCGGTATCGAACACCGTATCGAATACAAGGACACCTATTCCATCGTCACCGACAAGCTGCCCGTCGGAGCGACCTATTGCTCGCTCTGTTCGCGGCTGCGCCGCGGCAATCTCTATCGCATCGCGCGGGAAGAGGGCTGCACGGCTTTAGTGCTGGGGCACCATCGCGACGATAGCCTCGAAACCTTCTTCATGAACCTGTTCCATGGTGGCAAGCTCGCCGCCATGCCGCCACGGCTGCTCAATGACGATGGCGATATCGAAGTGCTGCGGCCATTGATCTATTGCGCAGAGGAAGACCTGCAGCGTTTCTCCGACGCCATGGAATTCCCGATCATCCCCTGCGACCTGTGCGGGTCCCAGGATGGGCTCGAGCGCAATGCCATGAAGGCCATGCTGGCAGACATCGAAAAGCGCATACCGGGCCGCAAGGACGTGATGATCCGGGCGCTGGGCAATATCAATCCGAGCCATATGCTGGATACGCGGCTGTTCGATTTCGCCGCCCTCTTCGACAAAAGGACTTCTCAGTGA